CACACCACTCTGCCCAAAAGTCTACTAGAACTGGTTTGTCAGAGTTAATAACATCAGTGTCAAAGCTAGCTTGATCTGTTTTTCCTACGTTACTCATATTCTTTCTCCTGCAAGTTTCTTAAATATTTGAACCTATAGTTCTATCTTATTAGTGAATACTTGTATAGATGTGTTATAATGAAGCATTGAGTCTATGTTGAACAATAGCAAATAATTCCATGTGTTTCTTAAGAAATCAATAGGATACAATAGCTCTATGGATAGAAAATATTTACTAAAATCTTCGATAAAAGTTGCGAGAATATCTCGCTTAGTTGCTAAAGCAATTGATTTGTTTATCGTAATGATTTTATCTGTTTTCTTTTATCCTGTAGGTATAATCTTGGCCCTTGTCTATATTGCTGTCTCAGATAGTCTGCAAAATGGTCAAAGTGTTGGAAAGAAGTTTATGGGCTTCGCCGTTATCTCTCTTGAGGACGGGACTCCTTGTAGTTTAAAGCAGTCAGTCATAAGAAATTTACCTTTTCTCATACCGTTATTTTTTGCGATTATTCCTTTTTGGGGATGGATCTTTGCTATCTTACTAGGAATTCCTCTTACAATTTTAGAAATATATCTTCTTCACAAGCTAGACTCAGGTCATAGGCTAGGAGATGTAATGGCCGATACTTCAGTTATGGCAAATGATGGCACTGCTGAGCAAATTAAAAAAAGAAAGGATAGTTGGTTTGACCCTGATGGCCAAATGACTTAGTTCCTTTTCAACTCTTTAAATTCTAGGTACATTTGACTCTCAAATTTGGGAGTTTTCATGTCAAAAAATAGATTAATCATCGTCGATATCAGTAGTTTTATTTTCAGGGCCTTTTATGCAATTCGAGTCCTTCATTCTCCAGAGGGTGTGCCTGTAAATGCCGTTCACGGTGTTCTATCAATGCTTTTAAAGCTTCTTTCAAAATACCAACCGACTCATATACTTATGGCCAGAGATACAAGTGGTGGTTCATTTCGTAATGAATTATACGATCAGTATAAGGCCAACAGATCAGCGCCTCCGGAAGATCTTATTCCTCAATTCGATTTAATTAAACAACTATTAGATCATATGGGACTACCTAGTAGTACTGTTGACGGTGTTGAGGCCGATGATTTAATTGGTTCTGCTTGCGTTCAGTGGAAAGATGAATTTGATGAAATTCTCATTGCTTCAGGTGATAAAGACTTAATGCAATTTATTGGTGGAAATATAAAAATGCTAGATACGATGAAAGATAAAATCTTTGATCGTGAAGGCGTATTTGAAAAGATGGGTGTTTACCCTGAGCAGATTGTTGATTATCTCTCTATGGTTGGAGATGCTTCAGATAATATTCCTGGAATGAAAGGAATTGGAGCAAAGGGAGCGGCTAAGCTTTTAGAAGAGCATGGATCTTTAGATAAGTGTATTGAACTTAAAGACACTTTCAAAGGTAAAAAGCTAACGAGTGCCTTTAGTGAATATCTTGAAGATGGACTTCTCTCAAAAAGTCTTGTGCAAATAAAAGTAGATGTAGACTTAGGACTTAGTCCACAAGAGAGTCAGTTCTCATTCTATCCTGAGGATTCACTTTTTACATTTCTAAAAGGCCTTGGCTTTAAATCTGCTCTTTTAAAACTTGAAGATATGAAATTTGCTCATCATCAAGCACAGCAAGGTGGTCAGTTTGTAGCAACTGATCCTGAGGTTAAGATAGAAATAGCGCCACTTGATGATAGCGTTATTATTCAGCTTGAAGCTTCTAAAATTGTTGGAATTGATTTCCAATTTTCTAGTAATAATCCACATGATTTAGAGGTGCTTGCCCTGTCAGCATCTATTGAAAATAATAAGGCCTTTCACGTTAAAGGCCCAGATGCGAATGAGTTGGCCATTAAATTATTAAGTAGTTCTCAACTAAATTTGGCAACAGTTGATTATAAGAGCGTTTTATACTTTTCATTCTTAAATGAGTTTGAAATCAATGCAGTCATTTTCGATTCAGTACAGGCCCAATTTGTATGTAACCCAGGTGAGAAGAATACTCTAGAGTATCTAAGTGAGAAATATACTGGCTCTGGGGTTGAAGGTTTTGATAAGAAAATGGCAACAGTTCAAGAAAATGACGATGAAACAATTTCGAAAGTAAGTGCATCGCGCGCTCATGCTCTTTTTAGAATACATAAACTTCAAGAAGAAGAACTATTAGAAAAAGAACTGATGAACTTATATACAGATATTGATAATAGGTTAACTCCAGTTCTTGCAAAGATGGAATATACTGGTGTTCATATTAATGATAACTTTTTTCAAGAATATGAAAAAGAATTACAAATAAAAATCGATGATATTCAACAAAAGATTAATGAATTTAGTGAAAAACCTGTAAATATAAATTCTCCTAAACAAGTTGGTGCTTTCTTATTTGATGAGTTGGGACTGCCTGTAGGGAAGAAGACTAAAACAGGCTATTCTACTGACTCATCAGTCTTAGAAGATCTCGCGTCGAAAAATATAAGTGAAGTGCCTGCTTTAATACTAGAGTACCGTGAAGTTGGAAAGCTTCAGTCAACTTATGTAAAAGCAATTCCTTTATTGAAAAATAGTGTTACGGGTAGAATTCATACTCACTTGAATCAAAATATTGCTGCAACAGGAAGACTTTCTTCCACAGATCCGAACCTTCAAAATATTCCAATACGTTCTGAAAACGGAAGAAGGATAAGAAAAGGTTTTATTGCGGGTCCTGGAAAGCTTCTCTTGGCAGCAGATTATTCTCAGGTAGAACTAAGGCTCTTAGCACATTTTTCAAAAGATAAAACAATGATTGAGGCCTTTAAAAAAGGAATTGATATCCATAAGAGAACAGCTTCAGAGATAATGGGGGTTCCTCTTGAGGATGTTCAGTCATCTGATCGTTCTAAGGCCAAGGCCGTAAACTTCGGCTTAATGTATGGACAATCATCTTTTGGTTTAGCTTCGGCGCTAAAAATCTCTCGAAAAGAGGCCAAAGACTATATAACAAATTACTTTGAAAGATTTTCAAGAGTAAAAGCTTATTTAGATGAATTAAAAGAAGAGTGTGAAAAGACGGGCTACTCAATTACTCTTAAGGGAAGAAAGAGATACCTCGCAGATATTCATTCTACTAATAGAACAATTAAGGCAAATGCTGAGCGTATTGCTATCAATAGTCCTATTCAAGGGACTGCCGCAGATATTATAAAAATTGCGATGATCAATATTCAAGCAATAATGGAAAAAGAAAACTTAAAGTCTAAGATGATTCTTCAAGTTCACGATGAACTTATATTTGAAGTAGTTGAAGAAGAACTAGAACAGATGAAGACGATTCTTAAAGAGGGGATGGAGAATGTCGTTTCTCTAGAAGTTCCGCTTGATGTTGATATGGGAATTGGTGTTAACTGGTACGATCTAAAATAAAAAAAATCCACTACCCAAGGTCTAGAAAGGTAGTGGACTTTATAAAGCTTTCATCTGTATTTATTAAGCAGATGTAAGCTCTTTAAATTGATAGTCTTGGCTTTCTATTTCGGAATTACTCTTTTTCTTTTTTAACAGGCATTCAATCTTTTCAAATATTTTTTTATCATCAAAGTGAGAGTAATTAATAATATCTTCAATTTGATACTTATTTAATTCTTCAATGTCGTCAGATTCAGTTATATATAAAATTTTAGGAATTTTATTATAGCTACTTTCCGAATTAACAATTTTTAACCATTCAAGAGAGCTCATATCCTTAAACTCTTTACCTATAAGAATACAGTGTGGAGAGTCTCTATAAATTAAATTAAGAGCAGCATCTCCATACTCACAAGTTATAGTATTAGCACCAATTCCATTTAGAAAGTCTTTCCATATTCCTAACTCCATTGGAGATTTTGAAACAACGAGTATTTTCTTTCCTGAAATGGCAGTTGAAGAATGATTGATTTTTTCACTTTCGCTAATGATCTTGATTCGCTGATTAATAACTTCGAGATCATTTTCTAGTTTGTACTTTAACTTACAACAAGTTCCAAGATCCTCTATCGAGCTCCATTCAACTGAACCACCAAGCTCTTGAACCATTGATCTAATAACCTGAGTTCCTTGCCCGTGTCCTTCTCCGTCTTGTGAAGTGTAGCCAAAACCTATTCTTTCAAGAACGTCTCTATTCATTCCGGCGCCATTATCTTTGATATTTAACTGAAGATGACTTTCTTTAAGTTTGTACTCTATGAGTATTCGTGTTGCTCCAGCATTTTTGGCATTTTCAATGCAATTACAAAGAATACGATCATTAGAGTAAGAATTTAGATTAACCCATGCATCTGTCTCGATGTCATTTCTATACTCTATTTCAATGTCGTATAGAGAGCTTAGAGATTGTATTTTGAAAAATTCATTTTCTTTAATAGTTAAAATATTTTCTAATGGAAGTTTTCTTTTTACAGTGGAAGACTTCTCTTTTAATAGAGACAAAAGCTTAACACTTTCTTCTATTGAAGATTTTAATCTAATAATATCTTTGTGATCCTTTCCAAGAAGATTAGAAAGATTTCTGTTAATTGCTTTTGAGATAGCTAATTTATTTGCGATGTCGTGAATGATACCTTTTAGGTTTTCCATAGATTACTCTTGTTACAATCGTTGTAGTGCTTGGTCTTCATGACCAGTAATTTAGAGATAGTTTATACAATTGAAGTGGATGTTTAACTTAATTTAATATAAATTAATTTTGTGGAAGAGGCTTCCAAACTTAAGCTTATTTACATTTGTTTGCGTCAGAAAAACGGAATCGCCGACAGATCGATAAGAACGTTGTCTAGAATGTTGGAGCAAATTTCTAAATTTCTATTTTGAATCCCGATCTATTAAGTACCTCTTAGGCCTAAGAAAAATATATTTTTAAAAAATGACCTCGAAAAAAGCTAGAATTAGTGGGGTTTTACGGCCTTTGTCATAAATCTTGCGTTGCGTTTTTGTATGTGTTTACAACGCTTTAAGTGACTAAGTGTTAGTCTCACTAAAATATTTGAAATAATTTTGACGATACACCCTTGACAGTGGTTCAATCGCTATTATTTTTGACTAGTAAATTTAATAAAAACAAATAATTAAAGATATGAACCTTAAGGAGGAACTATGCAAGTAAGACCACTACAAGACAGAGTGTTAGTGAAAAGACTAGGTGAAGAAACTAAGACTGCTGGTGGAATTATTATTCCAGACAACCATGCTGAAAAGCCAATTCAAGGTGAAGTTATTTCTGTTGGTCCAGGTTATAGAAACCAAGATGGATCTTTTAGAGCACTTGAAGTTAAGGCCGGAGATAAAGTTCTTTTCGGAAAGTATGCTGGAACAGATGTAAAAGTAGAAGGAAACGACTTTCTTATAATGAAAGAAGATGACCTACTTGGTGTTTTACAATAATTAAAATTTAACTTTTAGGAGAATATATCATGGCAAAAGAATTAAAATATAGCGAAGACGCAAGAACACTAATCCTTAATGGAGTTAATACTTTAGCAAACGCTGTTAAAGTTACTCTAGGGCCAAAAGGTCGTAACGTAATCATTCAAAAGTCATTTGGTGCTCCTCATATTACTAAAGATGGTGTTTCTGTAGCAAAAGAAATTGAGCTAGAGAACAACTTTGAAAATATGGGCGCGCAAATGGTTAAAGAAGTTGCTCAAAAAACTAACGAAGATGCAGGGGATGGTACGACTACTGCAACAGTTCTAGCTCAGGCCATTTACAGAGAAGGGATCAAGTTAGTTACTGCTGGTCATAATCCAATGGACCTTAAAAGAGGTGTTGATATTGCAGTTGAGAAAATTATTACTAAGCTAAAAGAAATGTCTAAGGAAGTTAAGTCTTCTGAAGAGATCGCTCAAGTTGGTACTATCTCTGCAAATAACGATACAGAAATTGGAACTCTAATTTCTGAAGCGATGGCAAAAGTTGGAAACAATGGTGTTATCACTATTGAAGAGTCTAAGACTGCTGAGACTACACTTGATGTAGTTGAAGGTATGCAATTTGATAGAGGTTATCTATCTCCATACTTCGTAACTAATCCAGAGAAAATGGAAGTTAACTTTGATTCTCCATTAATTCTTATCACTGACAAGAAAATTGCAAGCATGAAAGAACTTGTTCCAGTACTTGAAAAAGTTGTTCAAGCTTCTAGACCGCTTCTTATTATTGCTGAAGATGTTGAAGGTGAAGCTTTAACAACTTTAGTTGTTAATAAGCTAAGAGGAACACTTAATGTTTGTGCTGTTAAAGCTCCTGGATTTGGTGATAGAAGAAAAGAAATGTTAAAAGATATTGCAACACTTACTGGTGGAACAGTTATTTCTGAAGAATTAGGAATGACTCTTGAAACTGCTGACGTTGCTCACCTAGGATCTGCTAAGAAAATCACTATTGATAAAGAAAATGCAACTATCGTTGATGGTTCTGGTGATAAAGATGCTGTTGATGCAAGAGTTGCAACTATTCAAAAACAAATTGAAGAAACTTCTTCTGACTATGACAAAGAAAAACTACAAGAAAGACTTGCAAAGCTTTCAGGTGGAGTTGCTGTAATTAATGTTGGAGCACCAACTGAGTCAGAAATGAAAGAAAAGAAAGACAGAGTTGAAGATGCATTAAATGCAACGAGAGCTGCTGTTGAAGAAGGAATTGTTGTTGGTGGTGGAGCTGCTTTAGTTCATGCTGCAACTGTTCTTGAAGGTCTTGAAGGATCAAATGCTGAAGAAACTTTTGGTATTAAGATTGTTAAGAGATCTGTTGAAGAGCCATTAAGACAAATTGCGATCAATGCAGGACTTGAAGGTTCAGTAGTGGTTAATGATGTTAGAACTAAAGGTGATGTTACTTACGGTTATAATGCAAGACTTGACAAGTACGAAGACCTTGTTGCTGCTGGAATTATTGATCCAACAAAGGTAACTAGATCTGCACTTCAAAATGCAGCTTCTGTTTCGGGACTAATGCTTACAACAGAAACAATGATTGCTGATCTTCCTAAAGATGATGCCGCTCCTGCTGGAATGCCAGGTGGAATGGGTGGAATGGGCGGAATGCCAGGAATGATGTAATTCATTACTAAATTTTATCTAAATAAGGGGCCACTTCTGTGGCCCTTTTTTTCGGAGAGATGTGATTTGTGAAACTGGTTAATTCGACAATAGAAGATCTTGAAGATATTTATAAAGTAGTAAGTTTAGATAATAAGTATTTTGATGAAGAGTTCCCAAGTTTTCTTCAAAACTTCAAAAGAATAGAGAAGAAATATAATTGTTCGTATTCGCATATTGAAGACAATGGAGAACTTGTTTGTTGCATCAGGTTTATGGATCATCCTTTTGCAAGTAACTCTACAAAAATAATTAATATTTGGGCAAGAGCTGACTATCGGAATGTGGCGACACTTAAGAAACTCTACGATTTTAGTATATCGAATTTTCCACAAAAAGAATTATCAGCAGCTGTTTACGAAGATGAAAAATGGAAGTTGGACTTTTATAAGTCTTTATCAATGCAAGAAGAGTCTAGGTTATGGCGTTCTTATATGAACCCTCAGCTTTATAAGAAAGTTGAACTAGATAATGACTTGATTCGATTTGAATCATTTGAGAAATTTCTTTGTTGTGATGAGAATTTTATAAAGTTTTACCACTTAGATCGAGAGCTCGTAAAATTGATTCCTGCTGAGTTTCCAATGGAAGAACTTAGTTATGATCACTTTAGAGAGATAATTGATAACTCGAAGTTAGATAGTTCTCTAAGCTTTGTCGCATACTATAATGATGAATTGGCCGGAATGTGTACAGTTGCGTTGGATGCTTCTAAGGCCTCAGTTATGCTCACCGGAGTAAGAAAGAAGTTTCACGGGCTAGGGATAGGTTTTGCTTTAAAGCAAGAAGCAACTTTAGCATGTAAAGATAGAGGTATTGAATATATCTCTACGATGAATGATGCTTCAAATCTTCCAATGCTTGCTCTAAATAAAAAATTTAGCTTCACAAAAGAAATCACGAAGGTGGTTCTGAAGAAAGTAATTGCTTAAGTTGTTGAAAAGATAGACTTTTTATAAAGTGACTAATATCTCCAAATACATTAAAATAAGCCAGAATATTTTTAAAGGTGATAATAGAAATGGAAGATAATAATCAAGATGTTGTAATCGATCCTTCGGTTGAAAAGTTAAACAAAATTAAAAAAGAAATCCTTTCGTGGATTTATATTATTGTTAGTGTCTTTGCTTTTAAGTCTACATTCTTTGAGCCAAATCATATTCCTTCCGGATCACTTCTACCTACCAATGCGATTGGTGACTTTATTTTAGTTAACAAAATGTCTTATGGTTTAAAGGTTCCTTACTCTGATTTATTTGGTGACCCTTGGTATATTACAACGCCAAGCCATCCAGAAAGAGGGGAAATTATAGTTTTTAGATATCCAAAAGATAGAAATATACTCTTTGTAAAAAGAGTGATTGGTGTACCAGGTGATGAGATTGAAGTTTATAATAACAAAGTCTATCTTAATGGTAAGCTAGTTGAAACAAGAGCTGTTGATAAGAGTAAGTATATTGACCTCTTCGATGATAAGTTTGATAAGAAAAATATCGAGTTTGAAGAAGTTACTTTAGGTGAGAAGAAATTTGTTACCGCTGTTAACAATTCTATGCCGTATCATTTAAATATTGAAAAAGTTACAGTTCCTAAAGATAGCTTCTTCGTAATGGGTGATAATAGAGATTACTCAAGTGACTCTAGGTATTGGGGATTTGTTCCATTTGGACACGTTCGCGGTAGAGCAATGTTTGTTTGGTTCAGTATGGTTTATCCATGGTCACAGGAAAAGTTTCACTTTAGACCATGGAGAATAGGAACGACTCTTTAGTTTCTTGTTCTACGTTCGAGCTCAGCAATGAGCTCGGAAGTTTCTATACTTCTAAGTAAGTCTTCTTTGTCTTTCTCTAGATAAACTTCACTTTTTCTATTTCCGGCCTTGTAGAGTAGTGACATATATTGTTTTCTCTCAAGTGCATAGCCTCCTAATTTAGGGTAGAGGTCTTCATGGGTCATTTGAAGCTTAGTAAGCATATCATTTGGGTCCATTCCTGCTCTTGAGCTATACATAAAGAACATGGCCTGAGGGAGTACGAAGTATTCTTTTAATTCATTTTTCATAACCAATTTATAGGAAATTATTATCTAAGTGGAAAGGAAGAATTGGCCTTATTACAAAATAGTTGATTAAATTGGCCCGCATATTAAGATTGTAGAAATAAAATAACAATATTTAGTGAAACTAGTGAGAATCTAGTGCTGTCCGGCAACGGTGATGACATAAGTCTAAGTCCGATCCTACATATTGTTCTAATCTATCCCTGGGAGGAATCATGTCAAAAAGAATTGTAGTGTTTGCACTAATGAGCAGTTTTTCAGTCTTTGGTAAACAGTCAGTTACAGTAACAGCAGAAAAAATTGAAAGATCTTATGATGAGACAACTAGTAATGTTCAAGTCATTGATCTCGAAGAAATTGAGAAATCTCAAACTACAAATTTAGCAGACTTAATAGAGAAGAAAAGTGGACTCTTTGTAAATTCAAATGGGAGTTACGGGAAGTCTACGTCACTTTTTCTTCGCGGTGCAGACTCAAGCTTTACTTTAATTGTTATTGATGGAGTTGAATACAATGACAAGAGCTCTGTTGGTGGTGGATCAGTTCTAGATCATATTGACCTATCAAATGTAGAGAAAGTTGAAATTTTAAAAGGTTCTCAAAGTGTTCTCTACGGCTCAGATGCAATGGCCGGTGTGATTAATATAACGACGAAAAATCCTAAAGGAACAAAAGAGGCCTTAGGTTCAGTAAGTTACGGAAGTTTTAAAAATAAAAGAGCAAGCTTTAGCGCAAGAAACTCTGGGAAGCGAGTGGACTACTCTATGGGTCTGAGTTTTCAAGATGTAGAAGGAATTTCATCTTATAATGAAGATAGAGTTATTATGGCCGAAAAGGATGGTTATAATAACTTAACTGCCTCATTTAAGGCGACAACATCGATATCAACCAAAGATGAGCTTTCTCTTAGCATTCGATCCGTTAAGGCTGAAAGTGATTTTGATGCGTCGACGGCCGATAAACTTGATTATGTGGGTAGAGATGCACAAACCATTTCAAGTCTTTTTTACAAGTATAAGGCAACGAAAGTGTGGGAGCCCAAACTTAAAGTCTCTCATAATAAGTCTGATAGACTTTCGAATTCATTTTCTTTATCACGATTAGTTTCTAAGGTTAATAAGGTTGAGTTGGAGAACCCTTTTGTTCTCAGTAAGGCACTAACATTGTTAAATGGCTTTGAGTACGAGAAGACTAAAGCAAGCATTGGTACAATTGATAATAAGAAAAACTTTGAGTCAGTAGCAGGCTATCTAGATGCTCATGGTAAGTTCCAGAAGCTTAGTTTACATGGTGGTGTGCGCTGGACAAATGAAAGTACTTATTCTTATAGAGTTGTCTGGAAAATTGGAGCTTCATATCCAGTATTTAAGAAAACGGATTTAAAGATAAATGCTTCAACAGGTTTTAAGTCTCCAAGTTTATATCAGCTATATAGTAATTTCGGTAATACCGCTCTAAGTCCTACTCAAAGTGAGAGTTTTGATCTTTCTATCACACAATTTATTCTTTCTTCAAAATTTGAGCTGACTTACTTTAATGACAATTACGATAATATTATTGATTTTGATTCAGTTTCTAATAGGTATGAAAATATATCTAAAGCAGACATAGAGGGATTTGAATTAAACTACTTTGGTGAAAGCCGCTCTTTTGATTGGAAAGTAGGAACAACTCTATTAAGTGCAATAAATAACTCGACTGGAAAAGAAGGTCAGTACCTTCCACGAAGACCAAGGCAAAAATATAATGCAAGTTTAGGTTGGAATGGATTTGAAAAGTTTAATAGTATTGTTGATTTCTCTTATGTTGGAGAAAGAGAAAATAGTGACTTTGATACTATTGTTCTGTCGTCATACTTTCTGGTAGATCTGAGATTTTCTTATGAACTTGGAGTTGATGATAAAGTATTGTTTAAAGTAGGAAATCTCTTTGATAGAAAGTACGAGCAAGTTTATGGCTATGGAACACCTGGTATTAACTTCAATTTAACCTGGAAATTTAATATTTGAATTTACGTATAGTTTTGATTTCATCTTTTATCTCGTTAGTAGGACATAGTTTTATCTTTGTTCGCTCATCTGTTGAAAGTTCGTCAGTTTTGACGAGCTTTTCCTCAAAGAAATCTAGTGTGAAAGTCTCCTTTAGAGAAATAAAAAAAAAGAAGAAAATATTAAAGCCTATGAAGAAAAAGAGTATCTCTAAAGAGAATACTAAGAAATCTGTTCCTTTAAAGAATTTAGAAGTTGAACAGGCAAGTGTAGAGGCAAAGGTTTTAAATAAGATTATTCCAAAATATCCGCGTAAATCCAGAGTGTTTCGAGAAGAAGGAGTGGTCTTGTTGAAAGTCATTGTTGGCAATGATGGACGAGCGATTCGATCTGAACTGCTAAGCTCTAGTGGTTATGAACGTTTAGATGAAGCTGCACGAGAAGCGGCACTTGCCAGCGAGTATGAAAGAGTGACTAATAATGACTCTATTAATAGTCATATAGAATTAGAGTTCAAATTTGAACTCACTGAGTAATTAGGTATACTGAATTATGATTAAAATTCTTGGAATATTTTTCTTTCTTTTTTCTAGTGCTACCTTTTCCTACGAACGAGTAGTCTCTACTGTTCCTAGCATAACAGAAATACTTATTAGTTTAGGATTAGAGGAGAAAGTGATCGGAGTGAGTAGGTATTGCTTTTTTGATAATGATGTCTGTAAGAAAAATAAAATAGGAACGTCAATTGATCTTAACTATGAAAAGATCTTAACTCTTAGACCTGACTTAGTTCTTTTGAGTGCGAGTACAAAGACAAGCT
The window above is part of the Halobacteriovorax sp. HLS genome. Proteins encoded here:
- a CDS encoding energy transducer TonB yields the protein MNLRIVLISSFISLVGHSFIFVRSSVESSSVLTSFSSKKSSVKVSFREIKKKKKILKPMKKKSISKENTKKSVPLKNLEVEQASVEAKVLNKIIPKYPRKSRVFREEGVVLLKVIVGNDGRAIRSELLSSSGYERLDEAAREAALASEYERVTNNDSINSHIELEFKFELTE